From a region of the Balaenoptera musculus isolate JJ_BM4_2016_0621 chromosome 15, mBalMus1.pri.v3, whole genome shotgun sequence genome:
- the NOP56 gene encoding nucleolar protein 56, whose product MVLLHVLFEHAVGYALLALKEVEEISLLLPQVEECVLNLGKFHNIVRLVAFCPFSSSQVALENANAVSEGVVHEDLRLLLETHLPTKKKKVLLGVGDPKIGAAIQEELGYNCQTGGVIAEILRGVRLHFHNLVKGLTDLSACKAQLGLGHSYSRAKVKFNVNRVDNMIIQSISLLDQLDKDINTFSMRVREWYGYHFPELVKIINDNATYCRLAQFIGNRRELNEEKLEKLEELTMDAAKAKAILDASRSSMGMDISAIDLINIESFSSRVVSLSEYRQSLHTYLRSKMSQVAPSLSALIGEAVGARLIAHAGSLTNLAKYPASTVQILGAEKALFRALKTRGNTPKYGLIFHSTFIGRAAAKNKGRISRYLANKCSIASRIDCFSEVPTSVFGEKLREQVEERLSFYETGEIPRKNLDVMKEAMVQAEEAAAEITRKLEKQEKKRLKKEKKRLAAIALASSENSSGTPEECEETSERPKKKKKQKPQAAPQENGMEDPSVSSKPKKKKSFSKEELVSSDLEETAGSGSLPKRKKSFPKEEPDSDPEESGNKRVPKKKRKFSSKEEPLSSGPEEAAASKSSSSKKKKKLRKLSQEN is encoded by the exons ATG GTGCTGCTGCACGTGCTCTTCGAGCATGCGGTCGGCTACGCGCTGCTGGCGctgaaggaggtggaggagatCAGCCTGCTGCTGCCGCAG GTGGAGGAGTGCGTGCTGAACCTGGGCAAGTTCCACAACATCGTTCGTCTCGTGGCTTTTTGTCCCTTTTCCTCGTCCCAGGTTGCCTTGGAAAATGCCAACGCTGTGTCTGAAG GTGTTGTTCATGAGGACCTCCGCCTGCTCTTGGAGACTCACCTACcaaccaaaaagaagaaagtgctcctgggggttggggaccccaaGATAGGTGCTGCTATACAAGAGGAGTTAGGGTACAACTGCCAGACTGGAGGTGTCATAGCCGAGATCCTTCGAG GAGTCCGTCTGCACTTCCACAACCTGGTGAAGGGTCTGACTGATCTGTCTGCTTGTAAAGCCCAACTGGGGCTGGGACACAGCTACTCTCGTGCCAAAGTTAAGTTTAATGTGAACCGAGTGGACAATATGATTATCCAGTCCATTAGCCTCCTGGACCAGCTGGATAAGGACATCAATACCTTCTCCATGCGTGTCAG GGAGTGGTATGGGTATCACTTTCCTGAACTGGTAAAGATCATCAATGACAATGCTACATACTGCCGCCTTGCTCAGTTCATTGGAAACCGAAGGGAGCTGAATGAAGAAAAGTTGGAGAAGCTGGAGGAGCTGACAATGGATGCAGCCAAGGCTAAGGCTATTCTGGATGCCTCGCGGTCCTCCATGG GCATGGACATATCAGCCATTGACTTGATAAACATCGAGAGCTTCTCCAGTCGTGTGGTGTCTTTGTCAGAGTACCGCCAAAGCCTACACACTTACCTGCGATCCAAGATGAGCCAAGTAGCCCCCAGCCTGTCCGCCCTAATTGGGGAAGCG GTAGGTGCACGTCTCATTGCTCACGCTGGCAGTCTCACCAATCTGGCCAAGTATCCAGCATCCACAGTGCAGATCCTTGGGGCTGAAAAGGCCCTGTTCAG AGCCCTGAAGACAAGGGGTAATACCCCAAAATATGGACTCATTTTCCACTCTACCTTCATTGGCCGAGCAGCTGCCAAGAACAAAGGCCGCATCTCCCGATACCTGGCAAACAAATGCAGTATTGCCTCACGAATTGATTGCTTCTCTG AGGTACCTACCAGTGTATTTGGGGAGAAGCTTCGAGAACAAGTTGAGGAGCGGCTGTCCTTCTATGAGACTGGAGAGATTCCACGAAAGAATCTGGATGTTATGAAGGAGGCAATGGTTCAG GCAGAGGAAGCGGCTGCTGAGATTACTAGGAAGCTGGAGAAACAGGAGAAGAAACgcttgaagaaggaaaagaaaaggctggcTGCGATTGCCCTGGCGTCTTCAGAAAACAGCAGTGGTACCCCAGAGGAATGTGAG GAGACAAGTGAAAgacccaaaaagaagaaaaagcaaaagcccCAGGCGGCTCCTCAGGAGAATGGAATGGAAGACCCATCTGTCTCCTCCAaacccaaaaaaaagaaatctttttccaAGGAGGAGCTGGTTAGTAGTGATCTTGAAGAGACAGCTGGCAGTGGAAGTCTTCCCAAGAGGAAGAAATCTTTCCCCAAAGAGGAACCAGATAGTGACCCTGAAGAGTCAGGAAACAAGAGGGTccccaagaaaaagaggaaattctcttCCAAGGAGGAGCCTCTCAGCAGTGGACCTGAAGAGGCTGCTGCCAGCAAGAGCAGCagctccaagaaaaagaaaaagctccgAAAGCTATCCCAGGAAAATTAG